One segment of Alphaproteobacteria bacterium DNA contains the following:
- the radA gene encoding DNA repair protein RadA — protein sequence MAKIQKRYACQDCGSWSTKWAGRCESCGAWNTLVEEIIAHKENGRVKPINPQSFFVTLAESSKDDPSYLHKYITGISEFDRVCGGGLVPGSVILVGGDPGIGKSTLLLQVVASLSQQTSARSLISAYVSGEEALGQLKVRAERLKVHQSSVHMASSTKLSETLSALEHLPNLALVIIDSIQTMTTDSIESAAGSVSQVRACAQEIIASAKKNNYVAVLVGHVTKEGVLAGPRVLEHMVDTVLYFEGDHNYDYRILRAAKNRFGATDEIGVFSMGEQGLEEITNPSALFLANHQANGQAGGQEPVSGTAIFAGIEGTRPILVEIQALIASSYLPSPRRTAIGWDSNRLSMILAVLESRCGLSFSNKDIYLNVAGGFKITEPAADLAVAASLISALKNCPVPRETVYFGEIGLTGEVRPVSHMELRLKEANKMGFSQAYCSGSVAKKKGEKIKESIADIHLNPLRCVRELV from the coding sequence ATGGCAAAAATTCAAAAACGATACGCCTGCCAAGACTGTGGCTCCTGGTCCACCAAATGGGCGGGACGTTGCGAATCATGTGGGGCCTGGAATACCCTTGTCGAGGAAATCATTGCTCACAAGGAAAACGGTCGCGTTAAGCCCATCAATCCCCAATCATTTTTTGTTACGCTAGCAGAATCATCAAAGGATGATCCATCATACCTCCATAAATACATCACAGGAATTTCTGAATTTGATCGGGTCTGCGGTGGCGGCCTTGTCCCGGGATCGGTTATCTTGGTTGGTGGAGACCCCGGAATTGGAAAATCTACCCTTTTGTTGCAAGTTGTTGCATCTTTGTCGCAACAGACATCGGCGCGTTCCTTGATTTCTGCGTACGTTTCTGGTGAGGAAGCCTTGGGGCAGCTCAAAGTTCGCGCAGAACGCCTTAAAGTTCATCAATCATCTGTTCATATGGCATCCAGCACCAAATTATCCGAAACACTTTCGGCCCTGGAACACCTTCCCAACTTGGCCCTGGTTATCATCGATTCCATCCAAACAATGACAACGGATTCAATCGAATCGGCTGCGGGCAGCGTTTCCCAGGTTCGGGCCTGCGCCCAGGAAATTATCGCCTCCGCAAAGAAAAATAACTATGTCGCCGTTTTGGTTGGTCATGTCACGAAAGAGGGAGTCTTGGCCGGCCCACGTGTGTTGGAACACATGGTTGATACGGTTCTGTATTTCGAGGGGGATCACAATTACGATTATCGCATCCTGCGGGCGGCCAAGAATCGCTTTGGCGCCACAGATGAAATCGGGGTGTTTTCGATGGGTGAACAGGGACTAGAGGAAATCACCAATCCGTCGGCTCTTTTTCTGGCTAATCATCAGGCTAATGGCCAGGCCGGTGGTCAAGAACCCGTCAGTGGAACGGCGATTTTTGCCGGCATAGAGGGGACCCGGCCAATCTTGGTCGAAATCCAGGCCCTAATCGCATCGTCTTACCTGCCATCACCACGGCGAACAGCGATAGGATGGGATTCAAACCGCCTTTCGATGATTTTGGCTGTCTTGGAATCCCGTTGCGGGCTGAGCTTTTCCAACAAAGACATCTATTTGAACGTCGCGGGCGGCTTTAAAATCACTGAACCCGCTGCTGATCTGGCTGTTGCTGCATCCCTGATTTCAGCCCTGAAAAATTGCCCTGTGCCCCGGGAAACCGTTTACTTTGGCGAGATCGGATTAACGGGGGAGGTTCGCCCCGTCAGCCATATGGAGCTTCGCTTAAAAGAAGCTAACAAGATGGGATTTTCCCAAGCCTATTGTTCTGGATCTGTTGCAAAAAAGAAAGGCGAAAAAATCAAGGAAAGCATCGCGGACATACACCTAAATCCATTAAGGTGCGTACGCGAGCTTGTTTGA